Proteins from a genomic interval of Zingiber officinale cultivar Zhangliang chromosome 2A, Zo_v1.1, whole genome shotgun sequence:
- the LOC122043714 gene encoding zinc finger BED domain-containing protein RICESLEEPER 1-like, with translation MSTHYIWLKTPHLCPLFRVCNHNLTFFMLIRWKVRSYLYTAKKNKVSCIPSRSCPGRISLTVGLWTTSQTLGYICLSGQFIDSEWKLHRRMLNFFMVSSPHSENALSVAISISLSDWNMKSKLFNITLDNNCSSHDIYGVNLRDHLSNKNALMLKEKKIDEIASQTGIPVAKVLSLDVTTLWNTTYHMLVASLEYRHAFTFLETCDDNYNEALTDDDWKKVTVVCTFLKLLYDSANTVMTTLDHTADIFFHEAWKIQLELTNAISSEDTIVSSIAKKIHETFDKYWKDCSLVLAIVVVVDPRFKLKLVEFCFSKIYGEDSAKYVKVVNDSIQKLYIEYTDQQIWKGNHGHIHVFTRVPSIHVTFAQAGCNLVLYTGYLAKVASSTACYLCPTARVSTSSLFTLCPVSNKQVPRTSSMSLASPMCVVSLQ, from the exons ATGAGTACCCACTACATATGGTTGAAAACTCCGCATTTGTGTCCTTTGTTCAGAGTCTGCAATCACAACTTAACATTTTTTATGCTAATACGATGGAAGGTGAGATCTTATCTATATACCGCAAAGAAAAACAAAGTATCATGCATACCTTCCAGATCATGCCCTGGGAGGATCAGTCTAACTGTAGGACTGTGGACAACCAGTCAGACTCTTGGTTATATTTGCCTCAGTGGCCAATTCATTGACAGTGAGTGGAAGTTGCATAGAAGAATGCTTAATTTCTTTATGGTATCCTCGCCTCATTCTGAAAATGCCCTGAGTGTGGCAATTAGTATTAGTCTTTCAGATTGGAATATGAAGAGTAAGTTGTTCAACATCACTTTAGACAATAACTGTTCGTCGCATGACATCTATGGTGTTAATCTCAGAGATCATCTTTCTAACAAGAATGCCCTTATGCTGAAAGAG aaaaaaattgatgaaattgCCTCGCAAACTGGAATTCCTGTCGCAAAGGTTCTTTCTCTTGATGTTACAACTCTGTGGAACACAACTTACCATATGTTAGTTGCTTCGTTGGAGTACAGACATGCATTCACTTTCTTAGAGACCTGTGATGACAACTACAATGAAGCACTAACAGATGATGACTGGAAGAAGGTGACTGTCGTGTGCACATTCTTGAAACTTTTGTACGACTCTGCAAACACTGTCATGACAACATTAGATCACACTGCAGATATATTTTTCCATGAAGCGTGGAAAATCCAGCTAGAGTTGACTAATGCAATTTCAAGCGAGGACACAATTGTGAGCAGCATAGCTAAGAAGATACATGAAACGTTTGACAAGTATTGGAAAGATTGCAGCCTTGTTTTGGCAATTGTTGTGGTTGTGGACCCGCGCTTTAAGCTGAAgcttgttgagttttgtttttccAAGATTTATGGTGAAGATTCTGCTAAATACGTTAAAGTAGTTAATGATAGTATTCAGAAATTATATATAGAGTATACTGATCAGCAA ATTTGGAAGGGGAACCATGGTCATATACATGTGTTCACTCGTGTACCATCTATCCATGTCACCTTTGCACAAGCGGGATGCAATCTCGTCCTCTATACTGGATACTTAGCTAAGGTAGCATCCAGCACTGCCTGTTATCTCTGTCCAACTGCTCGTGTGTCCACATCATCACTGTTCACGCTATGTCCTGTATCCAACAAGCAGGTTCCCCGCACCTCCTCCATGTCTCTCGCATCTCCCATGTGTGTTGTGAGTCTCCAGTGA